One part of the Gossypium raimondii isolate GPD5lz chromosome 1, ASM2569854v1, whole genome shotgun sequence genome encodes these proteins:
- the LOC105785058 gene encoding uncharacterized protein LOC105785058, with product MPPPMLRLISSTSVSTVAGLPPILTKPPISNQSLSINPSEENRQKVLRLISRRDAAFLSLISLFPSLLHTPHASAFSIGISGPKDWLKEQKRKSSKFLLAPIDASRQSLHSVYLLLMDKESTISNNDLEEVQKLLKSAARDCVVQERNSFVAFQANTGVEVCTFRLIVKNASSLLENKNPVKLEAEAMLDDLISSFTSLNTLANESDIQVASSRQRVADALKDTITSLDKFEQGIKDCLEV from the exons ATGCCGCCACCAATGCTCCGCCTTATCTCTAGCACCTCCGTGTCCACCGTGGCTGGCCTCCCGCCGATCCTTACGAAACCTCCCATTTCAAATCAAAGCCTTTCCATCAACCCCAGTGAAGAGAATCGACAGAAAGTGCTCCGCCTTATCTCTCGCAGAGACGCTGCTTTTCTCTCCTTAATCTCCCTCTTTCCTTCCCTACTCCATACCCCTCATGCTTCTGCCTTCTCCATTGGAATTT CAGGACCAAAGGATTGGCTTAAAGAGCAAAAGAGGAAGTCTTCGAAATTCCTATTGGCCCCAATCGATGCTTCTCGACAAAGCCTTCACTCTGTTTATCTTTTGCTCA TGGACAAGGAATCAACTATTTCGAATAATGATTTAGAGGAAGTGCAAAAGCTCTTGAAATCTGCCGCTAGGGATTGTGTTGTACAGGAGAGGAATTCCTTTGTTGCATTTCAAGCCAACACCGGAGTCGAG GTTTGCACATTTCGTTTGATTGTGAAAAATGCTTCTTCTTTGCTTGAGAATAAGAATCCTGTTAAGCTGGAAGCTGAAGCTATGCTAGATGATCTTATAAG CTCATTTACCTCGCTTAATACTTTGGCAAATGAAAGTGATATCCAAGTTGCTTCCAGTAG ACAAAGGGTTGCAGATGCACTGAAGGATACCATAACTTCGCTTGACAAATTTGAGCAGGGGATTAAGGACTGCCTGGAAGTATGA